The following are encoded together in the Janthinobacterium sp. Marseille genome:
- a CDS encoding heavy metal translocating P-type ATPase produces the protein MHCCDHDHNHAHDKQAATDTPQEAVATGAAQAVLLIQKMDCPTEEKLIRDRFNKMAGIVGMEFNLMQRELTVHHNLPSVAEIVAALKKLDLDPVVKSDTQNLDREGLAEHGELSGDYRISPLKWTLMAISGVTAIGSEVVAWTSGDETSWLVIGLALAAILTGGLDTLKKGWIALRHFSLNMNFLMSLAVIGAVLIGQWPEAAVVIFLFAAAEMIEALSLDRARNAIKGLMAMAPEMATVRNDSNEWLPVSAVQVQLDALVRVKPGERVPLDGIIVDGQSTINQAPITGESMPVAKQSGDTVFAGTINERGTFDYRVTALQSNSTLARIIKSVQQVQGERAPTQRFVDQFARYYIPIVVLLAILVAVLPPLLLAQPFQPWLYKALVLLVIACPCALVISTPVTVVSGLAAAARHGILIKGGVYLELGRKLKALALDKTGTITVGKPVVTDTQQIHEGDLHGMLRLAASLSQRSDHPVSSAVVAHWQAQQSTEALHEVSDFEALTGRGVRGTIGGEPYYLGNHRLIHELGICGPELEAALDAFEQTGKTAVVLGSGSSPLLILAAADTIRDGSQAAVAKLQQMGVQVVMLTGDNPHTAEAIGGKVGISDVRGNQLPDDKLAAINELRARYGYVGMVGDGINDAPALAQADIGFAMGAAGTDTALETADVALMDDRLGKLADFIGLSKKTHTVLMQNITLALGIKAVFLVLALGGEATLWMAVFADMGASLLVVFNGLRLLRAV, from the coding sequence ATGCACTGTTGTGACCATGACCACAATCATGCCCATGATAAACAGGCAGCAACGGACACCCCGCAGGAAGCGGTAGCCACCGGTGCTGCGCAAGCCGTGTTGCTGATCCAGAAGATGGATTGCCCGACCGAAGAGAAGCTGATCCGTGATCGCTTCAACAAGATGGCGGGCATCGTCGGCATGGAATTCAACCTGATGCAGCGTGAGCTAACCGTGCATCACAACCTGCCATCCGTGGCTGAAATTGTTGCCGCCCTGAAAAAACTGGACCTGGATCCGGTCGTCAAATCCGATACGCAAAATCTCGATCGCGAAGGTTTGGCCGAGCACGGCGAATTATCCGGTGATTATCGTATTTCGCCCTTGAAATGGACTTTGATGGCGATCTCCGGCGTGACTGCCATCGGCTCCGAAGTCGTGGCCTGGACCAGCGGCGATGAAACCTCGTGGCTGGTGATTGGACTGGCCTTGGCCGCTATCCTGACCGGCGGTCTCGATACGCTGAAAAAAGGCTGGATCGCCTTGCGCCATTTCTCATTGAATATGAATTTCCTGATGTCGCTGGCCGTCATCGGCGCGGTGCTGATAGGACAGTGGCCGGAAGCGGCCGTCGTGATCTTCCTGTTCGCAGCGGCGGAGATGATAGAAGCGCTGTCACTGGATCGCGCACGCAATGCGATCAAGGGCTTGATGGCAATGGCGCCGGAGATGGCGACCGTGCGCAATGATAGCAATGAATGGTTGCCGGTCAGCGCGGTACAGGTACAACTGGATGCGCTGGTGCGCGTCAAGCCGGGTGAGCGCGTGCCGCTGGACGGCATCATCGTCGACGGCCAAAGCACGATCAACCAGGCGCCGATTACAGGTGAAAGCATGCCGGTCGCCAAGCAAAGCGGTGACACCGTCTTTGCCGGTACCATCAATGAACGCGGCACCTTCGATTATCGCGTGACCGCCTTGCAATCGAATTCGACATTGGCACGCATCATCAAGAGCGTGCAGCAGGTGCAGGGCGAACGTGCGCCTACCCAGCGCTTTGTCGATCAGTTCGCGCGCTATTACATTCCTATCGTCGTGTTGCTGGCGATCCTGGTTGCGGTCTTGCCGCCTTTATTGCTGGCGCAGCCATTCCAGCCCTGGTTATACAAGGCACTCGTATTGCTGGTAATCGCCTGCCCATGTGCGCTGGTGATCTCGACCCCGGTTACCGTCGTCAGTGGCCTGGCCGCGGCGGCACGCCACGGCATCCTGATCAAGGGTGGCGTCTATCTGGAACTGGGACGCAAGCTGAAAGCACTGGCGCTGGATAAAACCGGCACCATCACTGTCGGCAAACCGGTCGTGACCGATACACAGCAAATCCATGAAGGCGATTTGCACGGTATGTTGCGCCTTGCGGCCAGCCTGTCGCAACGTTCCGACCATCCGGTATCGTCTGCGGTGGTCGCGCACTGGCAGGCACAGCAAAGCACAGAGGCTTTGCATGAAGTCAGCGACTTTGAAGCACTGACCGGGCGCGGTGTGCGCGGCACGATAGGTGGCGAACCTTATTACCTCGGCAATCATCGCCTGATCCATGAACTGGGCATTTGCGGCCCCGAGCTCGAAGCGGCACTGGATGCCTTCGAGCAAACCGGTAAAACAGCCGTGGTGCTGGGTTCCGGCAGCTCGCCTTTGTTGATACTGGCAGCTGCCGACACCATCCGTGACGGCAGCCAGGCCGCGGTTGCCAAGTTGCAGCAGATGGGTGTGCAAGTCGTGATGCTGACAGGTGATAACCCGCATACCGCAGAAGCGATAGGTGGCAAGGTCGGCATCAGTGATGTGCGCGGCAATCAGTTACCGGACGATAAACTGGCGGCGATCAATGAATTGCGCGCGCGTTATGGCTATGTCGGCATGGTCGGTGACGGTATCAACGATGCACCGGCACTGGCGCAGGCTGACATTGGCTTTGCGATGGGTGCTGCAGGTACGGATACCGCGCTGGAAACCGCCGATGTGGCCCTGATGGATGACAGGCTGGGCAAGCTTGCGGATTTCATCGGCCTGAGCAAGAAAACCCATACGGTGCTGATGCAAAACATTACGCTGGCGCTGGGTATCAAGGCGGTGTTCCTGGTACTGGCGCTTGGTGGCGAAGCGACTTTATGGATGGCTGTTTTCGCTGATATGGGTGCCAGCCTGCTGGTGGTCTTTAATGGTTTGCGCCTGCTGCGTGCAGTCTGA
- the cadR gene encoding Cd(II)/Pb(II)-responsive transcriptional regulator gives MQALKIGELALQTGSSVETIRYYEQQNLLPQAMRSSSNYRLYGDEHVRRLQFIRHCRSLDMTLDEIRTLLSFRDTPEENCAGVNTLLDKHIEHVSHRIKELKALQTELKQLRSRCLTTQTVEECGILQGLANAEDSEPKKLGTHGGGCH, from the coding sequence CTGCAAGCATTGAAAATCGGCGAATTGGCGCTGCAAACCGGCTCTTCGGTAGAGACCATACGTTACTACGAACAACAGAATTTGCTGCCGCAAGCGATGCGTTCGAGCAGCAACTATCGTTTATACGGCGACGAGCACGTCAGGCGACTGCAATTCATACGTCACTGTCGCTCGCTGGATATGACACTGGATGAAATCCGTACCCTGCTCAGTTTCCGTGATACGCCGGAAGAAAATTGTGCAGGCGTCAACACCCTGCTGGATAAACACATAGAGCACGTGTCCCACCGCATCAAGGAATTGAAAGCACTGCAAACGGAGTTGAAGCAATTGCGCAGCCGCTGTTTGACGACACAGACGGTAGAGGAATGCGGGATCTTGCAGGGATTGGCGAATGCGGAAGATAGCGAACCGAAAAAACTCGGCACACATGGCGGCGGATGCCACTGA
- a CDS encoding PTS sugar transporter subunit IIA produces the protein MNTFSQYLLPENIFLDLRAANKLQAFALIAGLLERNCHINRALVYQKLYERENMDSTGLGSGVAIPHAQVAGIKQPIAAFVRLHAPLDFSAPDEQPVSELFVLLLPVRTTRDHLQILAELAGMLCDPQFRTGLGNAGDVSAVLQCLQKQTLAS, from the coding sequence ATGAATACCTTTTCTCAATACCTGTTGCCGGAAAATATTTTTCTGGACCTGCGTGCGGCAAATAAACTGCAGGCTTTCGCCTTGATCGCCGGACTGCTGGAACGCAATTGCCACATCAATCGCGCACTGGTTTATCAAAAATTATACGAGCGCGAAAACATGGATAGCACCGGACTCGGTAGCGGTGTGGCGATTCCGCATGCGCAGGTGGCAGGTATCAAGCAACCGATAGCGGCCTTCGTGCGTTTGCATGCGCCGCTTGATTTCTCCGCGCCTGATGAGCAGCCGGTTTCCGAACTGTTTGTTTTATTGTTGCCAGTCAGGACGACGCGTGATCATTTGCAGATATTGGCTGAACTGGCAGGGATGCTATGCGATCCGCAATTCCGCACGGGCCTTGGGAATGCAGGCGATGTCTCTGCGGTATTGCAGTGTTTGCAGAAGCAAACGCTTGCATCTTAA
- the dapA gene encoding 4-hydroxy-tetrahydrodipicolinate synthase: MTSFTGIWVPIVTPFKNGEVDLPVAQKLADELINQGIHGLVVCGTTGEAAALDDIEQATLLAAINEVADKRCPLAMGISGSSTRTVAEKVKRFNRHAPAAYLLSAPSYVRPSQQGILWHFQAVAAQTEAPIIIYNIPARTGVNIEAATIAALAQDERFAAVKESSGQLSQVKDILDHTRLQLLSGDDALLLSTLMLGGHGAISAAAHIRPDLFVHLYDLTRTGRNEEAAELFNALLPLIRLLFSEPNPGPVKAALALQGKLRETLRLPMTPMSVAGKEKLALALQDVMDLQVENNSPALLAGRAQFIQDVYKSSASF, encoded by the coding sequence ATGACTTCCTTTACAGGTATTTGGGTACCTATCGTCACCCCCTTCAAAAATGGCGAAGTCGATTTGCCGGTTGCGCAAAAGCTGGCCGACGAATTGATCAATCAGGGCATACATGGTTTGGTAGTGTGCGGGACGACAGGCGAAGCAGCGGCACTGGACGACATCGAACAAGCCACTTTGCTGGCGGCGATCAATGAAGTGGCCGACAAACGTTGTCCGCTTGCGATGGGCATCAGTGGCAGCAGCACGCGCACGGTGGCAGAGAAAGTGAAGCGATTTAATCGCCATGCCCCTGCCGCCTACTTATTGTCTGCGCCATCTTATGTGCGGCCGTCGCAGCAAGGCATCCTGTGGCACTTCCAGGCCGTCGCGGCGCAGACCGAAGCCCCTATCATCATCTACAACATCCCGGCGCGCACCGGCGTGAATATCGAAGCAGCGACCATTGCCGCCCTCGCCCAGGATGAGCGCTTTGCAGCCGTCAAGGAAAGCAGCGGGCAACTCTCGCAGGTCAAGGACATCCTCGACCATACCAGGCTGCAATTGCTGTCAGGCGATGACGCACTGTTGCTCAGTACCCTGATGCTGGGCGGTCACGGTGCGATATCGGCCGCCGCACATATACGGCCGGATCTCTTCGTGCATTTGTACGACCTGACCCGGACCGGAAGAAACGAGGAAGCGGCTGAATTATTCAATGCCTTGCTGCCCTTGATACGCCTGCTGTTTTCCGAACCGAATCCGGGCCCGGTCAAAGCAGCATTGGCGCTACAGGGGAAGTTGCGCGAAACCTTGCGCTTGCCGATGACGCCGATGTCTGTCGCCGGCAAGGAAAAACTCGCGCTTGCCTTGCAGGATGTGATGGACCTGCAAGTTGAAAACAATAGCCCGGCACTGCTTGCCGGACGCGCGCAATTTATACAAGACGTTTATAAATCCAGCGCATCTTTTTAG
- a CDS encoding TorF family putative porin, giving the protein MKQLILVVAIAAAFTASIAHAEDSKPDNEISFNAAVVSDYRYRGISQTRLQPALQGGADYVHNPSGFYAGTWLSTIKWVKDGGGSGDVEVDVYGGKRGELGKNVTYDLGVLTYVYPSNGLNPNANTTEVYGQLGYGPAYIKYSHSVTNLFGFVDSKNSGYLDIGANLDISNGYILNLHAGHQKVAGDNAGVSNDRLSYTDWKVGVSKDFGLFTGALAYIGTDADKSAYASPVNGKFMGKDALILTISKTF; this is encoded by the coding sequence ATGAAACAATTAATCCTCGTCGTCGCCATCGCCGCAGCATTTACCGCCAGCATTGCGCATGCAGAAGACAGCAAGCCGGACAATGAAATCAGCTTCAACGCCGCGGTGGTCTCCGACTATCGTTATCGCGGCATCTCGCAAACGCGCCTGCAACCGGCACTGCAAGGCGGTGCTGACTATGTCCACAATCCAAGCGGCTTCTATGCCGGCACCTGGCTCTCGACCATCAAATGGGTCAAGGATGGCGGTGGCAGCGGTGACGTGGAAGTCGATGTCTATGGCGGCAAGCGCGGCGAACTGGGCAAGAATGTGACATACGACCTCGGCGTATTGACCTATGTCTATCCATCGAACGGCTTGAATCCGAATGCGAACACCACCGAAGTCTATGGCCAGCTCGGCTATGGCCCGGCCTATATCAAGTACTCGCATTCAGTGACGAATCTGTTCGGCTTTGTCGACAGCAAAAATAGCGGCTATCTCGATATAGGTGCCAACCTCGATATCAGCAATGGCTACATCCTCAACCTGCATGCCGGCCATCAAAAGGTTGCTGGCGATAATGCCGGTGTCAGCAATGACAGGCTCAGCTATACCGACTGGAAAGTCGGCGTCAGCAAGGATTTCGGACTGTTTACCGGTGCACTGGCTTATATCGGCACGGATGCCGACAAGTCCGCTTATGCCTCGCCGGTCAATGGCAAATTCATGGGCAAGGATGCCCTTATCCTGACTATCAGCAAAACCTTTTGA
- a CDS encoding DUF3300 domain-containing protein: protein MKAGKNIFTTTMSSSLICSLLALAVLGKSTESRAADLGFGSAAIMAQNSVGNAYRPPSADQIIQMVAPVALFPDKLLAQVLAAGMYPEQITAADQLLKQNPSLQDAALDNVVSRQAWDVSVKSLTAFPAVLSQLAGNIRWSAALGNTYANAPNDVMNAVQTLRLRALQSGKLKSSREIRVTAIPYQPPPPEYADDEAYYVVAPPSQIISIDSAQPDVVYVPEYNPALVYGAPLPVYPNYVYRPGYGSIAGSIISFNIGIIVGSALSHHGDWGWHPWGMNWGGHGPHYGYQQGWRRPAVIYNNSVYAPRSSITINRNYGTRITTRPMAPANRAPDDGHGPRPNYGNDHAPRPGQQMTRPHFSPGDMQPGARPPGNAGQHRPERQQGNPRPRSETGERLNSGGRRDAPPGTLSSTGRPPSHAERPPTLRSNDVQRSGVHRPPESRHESRQDFRQQAPQHMQTERRQSAGQDRPRPAPQQERRDGR from the coding sequence ATGAAAGCTGGCAAGAATATATTCACCACGACGATGTCTTCGTCGCTGATCTGCAGTTTGCTGGCGCTCGCCGTCTTAGGCAAAAGCACGGAAAGCCGGGCGGCAGACCTGGGCTTCGGTAGCGCAGCAATCATGGCGCAGAATTCAGTGGGCAATGCTTACAGGCCACCAAGCGCAGATCAAATCATACAAATGGTGGCACCGGTCGCACTCTTCCCGGACAAACTGTTGGCACAGGTATTGGCGGCAGGCATGTATCCGGAACAAATCACTGCAGCCGATCAATTGCTAAAACAAAATCCATCGCTGCAAGACGCCGCACTCGACAATGTCGTCAGTCGGCAAGCCTGGGATGTCAGCGTCAAATCACTGACCGCCTTCCCGGCCGTATTGAGCCAGCTGGCCGGTAATATCCGCTGGAGCGCAGCCTTGGGCAACACCTACGCGAATGCGCCGAACGATGTGATGAACGCGGTGCAGACCCTGCGCCTGCGCGCACTACAGTCCGGCAAGCTGAAAAGCAGCCGCGAAATACGTGTCACCGCCATCCCCTACCAGCCACCTCCGCCCGAGTATGCGGATGATGAAGCCTATTACGTCGTGGCACCGCCGTCGCAGATCATTTCCATCGATTCGGCCCAGCCCGATGTCGTGTATGTGCCAGAGTACAATCCGGCACTGGTGTATGGCGCTCCCCTCCCGGTCTATCCGAATTATGTCTACCGTCCCGGCTATGGCTCGATTGCGGGCAGCATCATTTCCTTCAATATCGGCATCATCGTCGGCTCCGCACTCAGCCATCACGGCGACTGGGGCTGGCATCCATGGGGCATGAATTGGGGCGGCCATGGTCCGCACTACGGTTATCAGCAGGGTTGGCGCAGGCCGGCGGTGATCTATAACAATTCTGTGTATGCGCCGCGCTCCAGTATCACCATTAACCGCAATTACGGTACACGCATCACCACCAGGCCGATGGCACCTGCCAACCGTGCGCCGGATGATGGACATGGTCCGCGTCCGAACTATGGCAATGACCATGCGCCGAGGCCCGGGCAGCAAATGACGCGACCGCATTTTTCGCCTGGCGATATGCAGCCGGGTGCGCGTCCTCCCGGCAATGCCGGGCAACATCGCCCCGAACGCCAGCAAGGCAACCCGCGTCCGCGCTCTGAAACCGGCGAAAGATTGAATTCCGGTGGCAGGCGCGACGCCCCGCCAGGCACACTGTCGAGCACGGGACGGCCACCGTCACACGCCGAACGGCCGCCAACACTGCGTTCCAATGATGTACAACGCAGTGGCGTACACCGCCCGCCTGAATCCCGCCATGAATCGCGGCAGGATTTCAGGCAGCAGGCACCGCAGCATATGCAAACCGAACGGCGGCAGTCAGCCGGCCAGGATCGTCCGCGTCCGGCACCACAGCAGGAACGTCGCGATGGCAGATAG